In Pseudomonadaceae bacterium SI-3, the sequence GATCGAAGAGCTGTACACCTTCCTGCGCCAGGCCGACAGCCGCGAGCTGGACCTGCTGTTCACCGCTTTGGACGCCGCTCGCGAAGCCGGCGACACTGCCAAGGCCGCCGAGATCCAGTCGCAGATCGACAACTACGAAACCCACATCGTCCCGATCATTGCCGACATTGACGCTGGTTTCGGTAACCCGGAAGCCACCTACCTGCTGGCCAAGCGCATGATCGAAGCCGGCGCATGCTGCATCCAGATCGAGAACCAGGTTTCCGATGAGAAGCAGTGCGGACACCAGGACGGCAAGGTAACCGTTCCTCATGCCGACTTCCTGGCCAAGATTGCCGCCGTCCGCTATGCATTTCTCGAGCTGGGCATCGACAACGGCGTCATCGTTGCGCGTACCGACTCTCTGGGCGCCGGTCTGACCAAGCAGATCGCAGTGACCAAAGAGCCGGGCGACCTGGGTGACCTGTACAACTCCTTCCTTGACTGCGAAGAGATCACCGAAGCCGACCTCGGCAACGGCGACGTTGTGATCAAGCGTGAAGGCAAACTGCTGCGTCCTAAGCGCCTGCCGAGTAACCTGTTCCAGTTCCGCAAAGGCACCGGCGAAGCGCGCTGCGTCCTCGACTGCATCACTTCGCTGCAGAACGGCGCGGACCTGCTTTGGATCGAGACTGAGAAGCCTCATGTTGGTCAGATCGCAGCCATGGTTGACGAGATCCGCAAAGAGATCCCGAATGCCAAGCTGGTCTACAACAACAGCCCGTCCTTCAACTGGACCCTCAACTTCCGCCAGCAGGTGTTCGATGCATTCGCTGCCGAAGGCAAAGATGTTTCCGCCTACGATCGCGCCAAGCTGATGAGCGTCGAGTACGACGAAACCGAACTGGCTCAAGTTGCCGACGAGAAGATCCGTACCTTCCAGAAGGATGGGTCCGCTCATGCTGGTATCTTCCACCACCTGATCACCTTGCCGACTTACCACACTGCCGCACTGTCGACCGACAACCTGGCAAAAGGGTACTTCGCTGATCAGGGCATGCTGGCCTACGTCAAAGGTGTACAGCGTGAAGAGCTGCGTCAGGGTATCGCCTGCGTCAAGCATCAGAACATGGCCGGCTCCGACATCGGCGACAACCACAAGGAGTACTTCGCTGGCGAAGCGGCTCTGAAGGCAAGCGGTAAAGACAACACCATGAACCAGTTCCACTAAGAGCTGAATATGGCCCAGGCACCGCCTGGGTCAATGGTGTAACAGATGTCTTGGCATCTGCATTAAAGCTGCCCCGATATGGAGCGGCTTTTTTGTTTGTGTACGACGCGCACACGAGACCTAGCTAACCGCCGCCCCCTCCTCTCGCATCGCCGCTGGTCACCCCCGCCCAGACAGGGCACTACCGACAAGCCGATCACAGGCGTTCTGCATTCATCGCGGCGCTCACAACTTGCACGACGGCGTGGAGATCTCTAGACGATCTCAGTAGGCATGCTCGCCGCCACTGCTTC encodes:
- a CDS encoding isocitrate lyase (Catalyzes the first step in the glyoxalate cycle, which converts lipids to carbohydrates), translating into MSAYQNDIKAVAALKEAAGSSWSAINPESVARMRTQNRFKTGLEIAQYTADIMRKDMAEYDADTSAYTQSLGCWHGFIGQQKLISIKKHLKTTNKRYLYLSGWMVAALRSEFGPLPDQSMHEKTAVSDLIEELYTFLRQADSRELDLLFTALDAAREAGDTAKAAEIQSQIDNYETHIVPIIADIDAGFGNPEATYLLAKRMIEAGACCIQIENQVSDEKQCGHQDGKVTVPHADFLAKIAAVRYAFLELGIDNGVIVARTDSLGAGLTKQIAVTKEPGDLGDLYNSFLDCEEITEADLGNGDVVIKREGKLLRPKRLPSNLFQFRKGTGEARCVLDCITSLQNGADLLWIETEKPHVGQIAAMVDEIRKEIPNAKLVYNNSPSFNWTLNFRQQVFDAFAAEGKDVSAYDRAKLMSVEYDETELAQVADEKIRTFQKDGSAHAGIFHHLITLPTYHTAALSTDNLAKGYFADQGMLAYVKGVQREELRQGIACVKHQNMAGSDIGDNHKEYFAGEAALKASGKDNTMNQFH